AAGGCACCGGGCTCTCCGGTTGGGCCCCGGGTGACACCCGGGGTGGGGTCGGGCGGTGCCGGGGCTTGGCCGCTCACCCTGGTACAGCTGGCTGTAAGTGGCCAGGCGTCCGTCCTGCTCCTCGCACGCCTGCTTCGCCTCGTAGTAGTTGAACTGGTACCGGCCGCGGCTGGGTTGGTAGGGAAACACCACACCTGCCGGGGCGGGGAGTCGGGCGGGGCGACAGGTGGGCGGAGGGGAGAAGAGGGCGGCGCGGCCTGGGGAGGCTGCTGCGAGGACCCGGGAGCGGCCGGACGGTGCTGGGACGGAGTTCTGGGACACCCGCGCCAGGCGACCCTGTCCAGGGAGGAGCAGAAGGCCGCGGAAGGGCCTCACCTTCCAGGCGCAAGGTCAGCGCCACGCTCTCGTCCTCGATGCCGTTGACCAGCTCGCAGCGGTACCGGCCCTCGTCCTCCAGGCGCACGCCCTCGATGACCAGGGAGGCGTCCAGGCGGTGGCCCCTACGCATCCTGGCGCGCCCTCCCAGAGGCCCATAGCCCCGGGCGTGCAGTCCGTTGGTGATGAGGATCAGTGTCTCCCGGAGCTCCCCGGGCTCCACTTTGCTCCAGCGTACCTTGTAACTGGGAGGCGAGGCGCCCAGGACGCAGGGTAGCGTGGCCGTGGCCCCACGACGAGAGTGAATGACCTCGTGGATGGGGGGCAGGAGGTAGTGGGGGCCCGGGTGGAATGCTGGGCAGAGGGGGCCACAGTGGCAGGAACCCCCTGATCCTCACTGCGCCAAGTGCCCATGCAGACCCTGCCCCCAGAGACTTTCCCCTGGTCCCCTGACCCTCTCCATTGCCCATTCCCCACTGACTCTCCTAGTACCTCTAACAGCGGCCCTTTCCACTCTTCCCACCCCTGATGGCTTCCCCCAGTGTGTTCCAGgttctgggctgggctggggtcttACCTGAATCCCCCAGGGCTTTGTGGAAGATGGCAAAGGCCCAAAGGAGAAGGAGTTGGCACAGTGCAGGAAGGGTGAGGCCACCTGGCATGATGGGCCGTGGTCGGAATGCACGGTCTGCAGGGCACAAAGGGGACATTCCCTAGGACTGGGGGAATGGGGTGGGGAAAGAGGAAACCCCTTAGGAACTCCAGGAGGGAGCTATCCAACTGGGAAGCCCAGGGGGCAGAAAAGGAGCTGGTGACAAAAGGAAGGTATGGCGAGGGGAGGGAGTAAAGACCCCACCCACTCTGCCAGAGGGCCATCCCTCTTCCTGGCCCACCTCCCCTCCATCAGCAGGTCCTGATATAGCACCTCTGTCCCCTCCCATCCTAGGTGCTACTTCCTGAGCGTGCCATCCAGTTGTCATCTCCAGTCTGTCCCCCCCAcaccccttctccatcccaaaTTCAGAATAAATATAACCTTGACATCTCCTACTTGAAACAatggctccccagtctcctgaCTACAGTTTCCCTATGATCCAGTCTCCCCTGCACGGCTGAAATCACCTGGTGCTGTCC
This region of Ictidomys tridecemlineatus isolate mIctTri1 chromosome 11, mIctTri1.hap1, whole genome shotgun sequence genomic DNA includes:
- the Hapln2 gene encoding hyaluronan and proteoglycan link protein 2 isoform X2 produces the protein MPGGLTLPALCQLLLLWAFAIFHKALGDSAFHPGPHYLLPPIHEVIHSRRGATATLPCVLGASPPSYKVRWSKVEPGELRETLILITNGLHARGYGPLGGRARMRRGHRLDASLVIEGVRLEDEGRYRCELVNGIEDESVALTLRLEGVVFPYQPSRGRYQFNYYEAKQACEEQDGRLATYSQLYQAWTEGLDWCNAGWLLEGSVRYPVLTARAPCGGRGRPGIRSYGPRDRKRDRYDAFCFTSALAGQVFFVPGRLTLSEAHAACRRRGAVVAKVGHLYAAWKFSGLDQCDGGWLADGSVRFPITAPRPRCGGLPDPGVRSFGFPRPQQAAYGTYCYAE
- the Hapln2 gene encoding hyaluronan and proteoglycan link protein 2 isoform X1, coding for MSPLCPADRAFRPRPIMPGGLTLPALCQLLLLWAFAIFHKALGDSAFHPGPHYLLPPIHEVIHSRRGATATLPCVLGASPPSYKVRWSKVEPGELRETLILITNGLHARGYGPLGGRARMRRGHRLDASLVIEGVRLEDEGRYRCELVNGIEDESVALTLRLEGVVFPYQPSRGRYQFNYYEAKQACEEQDGRLATYSQLYQAWTEGLDWCNAGWLLEGSVRYPVLTARAPCGGRGRPGIRSYGPRDRKRDRYDAFCFTSALAGQVFFVPGRLTLSEAHAACRRRGAVVAKVGHLYAAWKFSGLDQCDGGWLADGSVRFPITAPRPRCGGLPDPGVRSFGFPRPQQAAYGTYCYAE